A window of the Pogona vitticeps strain Pit_001003342236 chromosome 4, PviZW2.1, whole genome shotgun sequence genome harbors these coding sequences:
- the LOC110089703 gene encoding epidermal retinol dehydrogenase 2 isoform X2 has protein sequence MNAFLETLRFIVLTVYFLLESIFLLFIPVRKKNVAGEIVLITGAGSGIGRLMALKFARLGATLVLWDINLEGNKETARLARKAGAVRVHEYICDCSKRQETYRAADQVKKEVGDVSILINNAGIVTGKKFLDAPDLLIEKTMEVNTMAHFWTAKAFLPAMMASNHGHVVTIASSAGLFGVSGLADYCASKFAAVGFAESIAMEMLSMGKTGVKSTIVCPFFINTGMFDGCQTKWPLILPILDAEYAASKIVTAVLQNQVYLFMPRSIHVLLAGKRN, from the exons ATGAATGCCTTCCTGGAGACACTCAGATTCATTGTGCTGACTGTATATTTTTTACTGGAGTCCatctttttgttatttattcCTGTGCGGAAGAAGAATGTTGCTGGTGAGATAGTGCTTATAACTGGAGCTGGAAGTGGTATTGGAAGACTTATGGCTTTAAAATTCGCTCGTCTTGGAGCCACTTTAGTTCTTTGGGATATCAATTTAGAAGGAAATAAAGAGACTGCCAGACTGGCAAGAAAAGCTGGAGCTGTGAGAGTACATGAATACATTTGTGACTGCAGCAAAAGGCAAGAGACCTATCGAGCAGCAGATCAG GTGAAAAAGGAAGTTGGTGATGTCAGTATCTTGATTAACAATGCTGGCATTGTAACGGGAAAGAAATTCTTGGATGCTCCCGATTTGCTGATAGAAAAAACAATGGAAGTGAACACAATGGCACATTTTTGG ACTGCCAAAGCATTTCTTCCAGCCATGATGGCCTCTAATCATGGACACGTGGTGACTATTGCAAGTTCAGCTGGGTTATTTGGTGTCAGTGGATTGGCAG ATTACTGTGCAAGCAAATTTGCAGCTGTTGGCTTTGCCGAGTCTATAGCTATGGAAATGCTGTCAATGGGGAAGACTGGTGTTAAATCCACAATTGTCTGTCCATTTTTCATAAACACCGGAATGTTTGATGGCTGTCAAACAAA GTGGCCGCTCATCCTGCCCATTCTAGATGCAGAATATGCAGCTTCAAAAATTGTGACTGCTGTGCTGCAGAATCAAGTATATCTTTTTATGCCACGAAGCATACACGTCTTGCTGGCAGGGAAAAG
- the LOC110089703 gene encoding epidermal retinol dehydrogenase 2 isoform X1, translating into MNAFLETLRFIVLTVYFLLESIFLLFIPVRKKNVAGEIVLITGAGSGIGRLMALKFARLGATLVLWDINLEGNKETARLARKAGAVRVHEYICDCSKRQETYRAADQVKKEVGDVSILINNAGIVTGKKFLDAPDLLIEKTMEVNTMAHFWTAKAFLPAMMASNHGHVVTIASSAGLFGVSGLADYCASKFAAVGFAESIAMEMLSMGKTGVKSTIVCPFFINTGMFDGCQTKWPLILPILDAEYAASKIVTAVLQNQVYLFMPRSIHVLLAGKSVVPTKLFFLLAKYMGNFHFMDTFRGWTKKTEGIKYQKASTKTPGSLD; encoded by the exons ATGAATGCCTTCCTGGAGACACTCAGATTCATTGTGCTGACTGTATATTTTTTACTGGAGTCCatctttttgttatttattcCTGTGCGGAAGAAGAATGTTGCTGGTGAGATAGTGCTTATAACTGGAGCTGGAAGTGGTATTGGAAGACTTATGGCTTTAAAATTCGCTCGTCTTGGAGCCACTTTAGTTCTTTGGGATATCAATTTAGAAGGAAATAAAGAGACTGCCAGACTGGCAAGAAAAGCTGGAGCTGTGAGAGTACATGAATACATTTGTGACTGCAGCAAAAGGCAAGAGACCTATCGAGCAGCAGATCAG GTGAAAAAGGAAGTTGGTGATGTCAGTATCTTGATTAACAATGCTGGCATTGTAACGGGAAAGAAATTCTTGGATGCTCCCGATTTGCTGATAGAAAAAACAATGGAAGTGAACACAATGGCACATTTTTGG ACTGCCAAAGCATTTCTTCCAGCCATGATGGCCTCTAATCATGGACACGTGGTGACTATTGCAAGTTCAGCTGGGTTATTTGGTGTCAGTGGATTGGCAG ATTACTGTGCAAGCAAATTTGCAGCTGTTGGCTTTGCCGAGTCTATAGCTATGGAAATGCTGTCAATGGGGAAGACTGGTGTTAAATCCACAATTGTCTGTCCATTTTTCATAAACACCGGAATGTTTGATGGCTGTCAAACAAA GTGGCCGCTCATCCTGCCCATTCTAGATGCAGAATATGCAGCTTCAAAAATTGTGACTGCTGTGCTGCAGAATCAAGTATATCTTTTTATGCCACGAAGCATACACGTCTTGCTGGCAGGGAAAAG TGTGGTGCCTACaaaattgttttttcttcttgCGAAATATATGGGAAATTTCCATTTTATGGATACATTCAGAGGTTGGACAAAGAAGACCGAAGGCATTAAATATCAGAAAGCATCAACAAAAACCCCAGGATCACTTGACTGA